The following proteins are co-located in the Legionella fallonii LLAP-10 genome:
- the traD gene encoding type IV conjugative transfer system coupling protein TraD has translation MKQSSLQNMWQFMSGGQIFDYKTKMMIQVSNRIFHWAVLGFVVLFSLIMAFYASSELKLVVLNHISRFLVKFHNGEYVLWTNLNGSKITALFYQKSPLIQASVHLAQDVLWRKAQVSLFFGGAVYLLITLLFSRFFIKLGEKYTKDQFVSGTRLAASPKETIKSVNESQRGASEIKLLNRLPMPKYSEKQGMLFHGTTGSGKTQAMMMLLEQIRALGEPAIIYDKECTIKPYFFDERIDVELNPVSKLCANWKMWRECANPLEFGSFATYLIPKSVQGSDPFWVDSARTIFTSMAWKIRDYAEKDPVFLLQLLLTTSLEEIRNILKGTESENLVSKEIEKTAISIKSVLATYTKALRFLEGLEKSGKEDFSIKEWIENTSDPKKYNKGWLFITSRSKYHKEIKPLISLWLGLAMQGVQSLVANNKGRIWLVMDELASLHRLETISDTLADIRKFGGCVAIGIQSIAQLDFIYGTHEAGAIADLLNTSIYFRSPKSKVAKWVSEDLGPQVINEMKESQSYGPDSVRDGNTVGSQRTKRNTVEEGDIMTLDDMECYVRLVGNHPITRLKNKYIERKEICVPLIERTINFDALEKVNHRALMVQNNPQRNDDVKKIHQFETLAHEVSDKDLVPPESPYAEPQAQAATNKNDTDAIELREASIVIKEIF, from the coding sequence ATGAAACAAAGTTCCTTGCAAAATATGTGGCAATTTATGAGTGGCGGTCAGATTTTTGACTATAAAACCAAAATGATGATTCAGGTGAGTAACCGTATTTTTCACTGGGCTGTCTTAGGTTTTGTCGTGCTTTTTTCGCTGATTATGGCATTTTATGCCTCCTCTGAATTAAAGCTGGTGGTACTTAACCACATTTCAAGGTTTCTGGTTAAATTCCATAATGGGGAGTATGTGTTATGGACCAATCTGAATGGGAGTAAAATCACAGCGCTTTTTTATCAAAAAAGCCCCCTTATTCAAGCATCCGTACATCTGGCTCAAGATGTTCTTTGGAGAAAAGCGCAAGTTTCTTTATTTTTTGGTGGGGCGGTATACCTGTTGATTACACTGTTGTTTTCCCGTTTCTTTATTAAATTAGGTGAAAAATACACTAAAGATCAGTTTGTTTCCGGTACGCGCTTAGCTGCCTCGCCTAAAGAAACCATCAAATCGGTCAACGAATCACAACGTGGCGCTTCAGAAATTAAACTTTTGAATCGTCTTCCTATGCCTAAGTATTCTGAAAAACAAGGGATGTTGTTTCATGGCACAACGGGTTCTGGAAAAACGCAAGCCATGATGATGCTTTTGGAGCAAATTAGGGCTCTGGGCGAGCCTGCAATCATTTATGATAAAGAATGCACCATCAAACCGTATTTCTTTGATGAGCGCATTGATGTGGAGCTCAATCCCGTTTCAAAATTATGCGCTAATTGGAAAATGTGGCGGGAATGTGCCAATCCGTTGGAGTTTGGTTCGTTTGCCACCTATTTAATTCCTAAATCAGTTCAAGGCAGCGATCCGTTTTGGGTGGACTCAGCAAGAACCATTTTCACCTCGATGGCATGGAAAATCAGGGATTATGCAGAAAAAGATCCCGTGTTTCTTCTTCAATTATTACTTACTACCTCCTTGGAGGAAATCAGGAATATTCTCAAAGGGACTGAATCTGAAAATCTGGTGAGTAAGGAAATTGAAAAAACGGCCATTTCCATTAAATCCGTGTTGGCAACCTATACCAAGGCGTTGCGCTTTCTTGAGGGACTTGAAAAGTCGGGTAAAGAAGACTTTTCGATTAAAGAGTGGATTGAAAATACATCCGATCCTAAAAAGTATAATAAAGGGTGGTTATTTATTACGTCACGCTCCAAATACCATAAAGAAATAAAACCTTTAATTTCTTTATGGTTAGGACTTGCTATGCAAGGAGTGCAATCCTTGGTGGCTAATAATAAGGGGCGTATATGGCTTGTCATGGATGAATTAGCGAGCCTGCATCGTTTAGAAACCATTTCAGACACTCTGGCAGACATTCGTAAATTTGGTGGGTGTGTTGCCATTGGCATCCAATCCATTGCGCAATTAGATTTTATCTATGGAACCCATGAAGCCGGAGCCATTGCGGATCTACTCAATACCTCCATTTATTTTAGGAGTCCAAAATCGAAAGTCGCTAAATGGGTTTCCGAAGACTTAGGCCCACAAGTGATTAATGAGATGAAAGAAAGTCAGTCTTATGGCCCTGATTCTGTTCGTGATGGGAATACGGTGGGTTCGCAACGCACCAAGCGAAATACGGTTGAAGAGGGCGATATTATGACTCTTGATGACATGGAATGCTATGTTCGTTTGGTAGGCAATCATCCCATCACGCGTTTGAAAAACAAATACATTGAACGTAAAGAAATTTGCGTGCCTCTTATTGAGCGAACCATCAATTTTGATGCATTGGAAAAAGTAAATCACCGTGCATTGATGGTTCAAAATAATCCTCAACGAAATGATGACGTTAAAAAAATCCATCAATTTGAAACACTGGCGCATGAGGTATCGGATAAGGATTTAGTGCCTCCTGAATCACCGTATGCGGAACCCCAAGCCCAAGCTGCCACGAATAAAAACGACACCGATGCGATTGAGTTGCGTGAGGCATCCATTGTTATAAAAGAAATTTTTTAA
- a CDS encoding conjugal transfer protein TraG N-terminal domain-containing protein encodes MSLLTIYTPQNGEYLKTVLDAMVTLLGTSTYKSAQDIVSILAVGIVGFQYVSGKRIQAISRYVLCTFVFLFCILGIKTPVAIIDMQTANSAGPALTVDHVPLGVGLPAALISGIGYGITQVFSDVFHMPQDLDYTRTGMLFGSRTFLASTSSNLSLSPELSRDLSTYIRQCIFSAKLLGSQQIAPNEMKNSSDLIRLYFEHPSPIYRVLFHDGTNLSCIEAAARLKPELNEGIEKQLVHLSNIMTKGDKEKFSDGLAAAHSYFMNVSKDAAQVLTQNILINATRESALDAFAFAGADAELMNYTNSSSLQKMHVAEANSFWLAGYRLPYYMTVFWMLTLCIFPLVMLLALMPAMHGVYMIYMQTQVFLWSWPPMFIIIHFFVSLASSTTLTLFGSKNGGVTFSTIDSIASIQSSFAYTAGGLAISVPVISLFIAKGLPNLLSAASQHLGGMAQSLSTGEAQSATQGNISMASYSGWNMNYNNTHANKWDTNYQHMEGRATVQADNGALLSQGMDGSRVINAQSAMSQMATRLHASDRISASLQDSASQSFQNAQSHRTSADSHYQQALSGLSQFNESDASEVREGTGINRTLSNALNQDVRQMQDAVNQYNQHHDKSGQVSWDAAFSARIDTRKGIFGSFAHAVTGISGEASTSLKTGLSASNSVQAFFNSSEGQSFSSALNHMESTAKTHHLDANDSFNLSKSEQIAANLSQGHALSDMASAEYSKGEHYQHMANRVKEHSDGMDRVLDQAFHDWAVQHHGVQVEKALMGTDASSLSAQQQLADQFMSSSQGQSAVKAQVSRMIHSSPDQVKSQFEAQRASMTAHQKALINQAHQDGAGGVLNKSQERHLSQVQDNTIQQAHDLRMDNREDLSKAYRHQEGSTQQEIKASEADLVNRQAKQKQDYVDNDRWYKEGRYE; translated from the coding sequence ATGAGTCTTTTAACCATTTATACGCCACAAAATGGAGAGTATCTAAAAACAGTACTGGATGCTATGGTCACGCTGCTTGGCACGTCAACCTACAAATCGGCTCAGGACATAGTGAGTATTCTTGCAGTAGGCATTGTCGGGTTTCAATACGTGAGTGGTAAAAGGATTCAAGCCATTAGTCGTTATGTTTTGTGCACGTTTGTCTTTTTGTTCTGTATTCTAGGAATCAAAACGCCGGTAGCTATCATTGACATGCAAACAGCGAATTCAGCGGGACCTGCACTAACCGTAGATCATGTCCCTTTAGGCGTTGGGCTGCCTGCGGCACTTATTAGTGGCATTGGGTATGGGATTACTCAAGTATTTAGTGACGTGTTTCATATGCCGCAGGATTTAGATTACACCCGAACCGGCATGTTGTTTGGTTCACGTACCTTCTTAGCGTCCACCAGTTCTAATTTGTCTTTGTCGCCTGAGCTCTCTCGTGATTTATCCACCTATATTAGGCAATGCATTTTTTCAGCCAAACTTTTGGGGAGTCAGCAAATTGCACCCAATGAGATGAAGAACAGTTCTGATTTAATTCGGCTGTATTTTGAGCATCCATCTCCCATTTATCGTGTCTTATTTCATGATGGTACTAATTTGAGCTGTATAGAGGCTGCTGCACGTTTAAAACCAGAACTTAATGAGGGAATAGAAAAACAACTCGTTCATTTATCCAATATTATGACCAAGGGCGACAAAGAGAAGTTTAGTGATGGTTTGGCGGCAGCTCATTCCTATTTTATGAACGTGTCCAAAGATGCGGCTCAAGTACTCACGCAAAATATTTTAATTAATGCCACCCGTGAATCCGCTCTTGATGCCTTTGCTTTTGCTGGTGCGGATGCGGAGCTGATGAATTACACCAACAGTTCCAGTCTACAAAAAATGCACGTGGCTGAAGCGAACAGTTTTTGGCTTGCAGGTTATCGGCTTCCTTATTATATGACCGTCTTTTGGATGTTGACTCTGTGTATTTTCCCTTTAGTGATGTTGTTAGCGCTGATGCCCGCCATGCATGGGGTATACATGATCTACATGCAAACCCAAGTGTTTTTATGGTCTTGGCCTCCGATGTTTATCATTATTCATTTTTTTGTGTCCTTAGCTTCCTCTACCACACTGACTTTATTTGGTTCTAAAAATGGTGGGGTTACTTTTTCAACAATTGATTCCATCGCCAGTATTCAAAGCAGCTTTGCGTATACGGCAGGGGGCTTGGCTATTAGCGTTCCAGTGATTTCCCTTTTTATTGCCAAAGGCTTACCTAATTTATTAAGTGCTGCGTCTCAACATCTAGGAGGAATGGCGCAATCGTTATCTACAGGAGAGGCTCAATCGGCCACGCAAGGAAATATTTCCATGGCGTCTTACAGTGGTTGGAACATGAACTACAACAACACGCATGCGAATAAATGGGATACCAATTATCAGCATATGGAAGGGCGGGCTACTGTTCAAGCGGATAATGGTGCCTTGCTTTCGCAAGGAATGGATGGGTCGCGCGTGATTAACGCACAGTCTGCAATGAGTCAGATGGCAACGCGATTACACGCATCTGACAGAATCAGCGCTTCATTGCAAGACAGTGCCAGCCAATCGTTCCAGAATGCCCAATCGCATCGAACCAGTGCAGACTCTCATTATCAACAAGCCTTGAGTGGACTCTCTCAATTTAATGAAAGTGATGCCAGTGAGGTACGGGAAGGAACGGGTATTAATAGAACGCTCAGTAATGCGTTGAATCAAGATGTTCGTCAAATGCAAGACGCGGTTAACCAATACAATCAGCATCATGACAAATCAGGACAAGTGTCGTGGGATGCGGCGTTTTCGGCCAGAATTGATACACGCAAAGGGATATTTGGATCGTTCGCCCACGCAGTAACGGGTATTTCTGGGGAGGCGAGCACGAGTTTGAAAACAGGTTTATCTGCTTCTAACTCGGTTCAAGCCTTTTTTAACTCAAGTGAGGGTCAATCGTTCTCTAGCGCATTGAACCACATGGAGTCTACAGCTAAGACGCACCACTTGGATGCCAATGATTCGTTTAACTTGTCGAAATCGGAACAAATCGCAGCCAACCTATCTCAAGGACATGCTTTATCCGATATGGCCTCAGCAGAATACAGTAAGGGCGAACATTATCAACACATGGCTAACCGTGTGAAAGAGCACTCCGACGGGATGGATAGAGTATTGGATCAAGCGTTTCACGATTGGGCGGTGCAGCATCATGGGGTCCAGGTAGAAAAGGCACTGATGGGGACCGATGCTTCGAGCTTAAGCGCACAACAACAATTGGCCGATCAGTTTATGAGTTCTTCCCAAGGACAATCGGCAGTCAAAGCGCAAGTAAGCCGCATGATCCACTCATCACCTGATCAAGTGAAAAGTCAATTTGAAGCGCAACGTGCTTCGATGACTGCCCATCAAAAAGCACTCATCAACCAAGCCCATCAGGATGGTGCTGGAGGCGTTTTAAATAAATCGCAAGAGCGACATTTAAGCCAGGTGCAAGATAACACCATCCAGCAAGCGCACGATCTGCGTATGGATAATCGAGAAGATTTATCGAAAGCCTATCGACACCAAGAGGGCAGTACACAACAGGAGATTAAGGCATCTGAAGCGGATTTAGTAAATCGGCAAGCAAAACAAAAACAGGATTATGTGGACAATGATCGTTGGTACAAGGAAGGACGTTATGAATAA
- a CDS encoding conjugal transfer protein TraH, whose product MFKKTVAAFLLLGTSQLFANAESDLSHFFNNLGFDANVTGSHAYQTQAAGYAALGSVYARNQVRTIRLAHVDVPGMRSGCGGIDLFAGGFSFIKSDQIVKFMQNILSGGAGYALNLALETELPEIAHAMQFMQKLANEINGTNFNSCEMGENLSAAVWPRNRAAQQRLCEDLGRHKGTFTDWAMARQKCSTGGEADSILAEAKNNPEYKDRVLINTNVVWDSLQINQFIAQDPKLAEVYMSISGTIVFNAKGALMTYPSLAINQDFIKALLYGGKLPSYHCTDTGPQSHCLSIDATSTQEISAKKALVAQVQELLQGIYDNIKMGKELSDKQKGLIELTQPAVFNLISANAQQNTGIQGSYELAQSVATDLLAQYLSNSLDIIRASLSGKELGAHNEERLYKNLQTAQQFVARFSTESRERFNAALQTNELIRNNVKQALSALTPTLRTAYYGDAQ is encoded by the coding sequence ATGTTTAAAAAAACCGTTGCTGCCTTTTTGTTGTTAGGGACCAGTCAGCTCTTTGCGAATGCAGAATCCGATTTATCCCATTTTTTTAATAACTTAGGGTTTGATGCCAATGTGACGGGATCGCATGCCTATCAAACACAAGCTGCGGGTTATGCGGCACTAGGTTCAGTGTATGCCCGTAATCAAGTACGTACCATACGTCTTGCGCATGTGGATGTTCCTGGAATGCGCTCTGGTTGTGGCGGTATTGATCTCTTCGCTGGAGGGTTTTCTTTCATCAAGTCAGATCAGATTGTGAAGTTCATGCAAAATATTTTATCCGGAGGAGCAGGCTACGCGTTAAACCTGGCCTTAGAAACGGAGTTACCTGAAATTGCACATGCGATGCAGTTTATGCAAAAACTGGCGAATGAAATTAATGGCACCAATTTTAATTCTTGTGAAATGGGTGAGAATTTAAGTGCTGCTGTGTGGCCGCGAAATAGGGCGGCACAACAGCGTCTTTGCGAAGATTTGGGTCGTCACAAAGGAACCTTTACGGATTGGGCCATGGCACGTCAGAAATGTTCCACGGGAGGTGAAGCTGACTCCATATTGGCTGAGGCTAAAAATAATCCTGAATACAAAGACAGGGTGCTAATCAATACCAATGTGGTTTGGGACTCCTTACAAATTAATCAGTTCATTGCACAAGATCCCAAATTAGCGGAAGTATACATGTCCATTTCAGGAACCATTGTCTTTAACGCGAAAGGGGCGCTAATGACCTACCCTTCGCTTGCAATCAATCAAGATTTTATTAAAGCCTTGTTGTACGGAGGAAAGTTACCCAGTTACCACTGCACTGATACAGGGCCACAGTCGCATTGCTTATCTATTGATGCCACAAGCACGCAAGAAATCAGTGCCAAAAAAGCCTTAGTAGCTCAAGTGCAAGAATTACTGCAAGGGATTTATGACAACATTAAAATGGGCAAAGAATTATCCGATAAGCAAAAGGGGCTGATTGAGTTAACACAACCCGCAGTTTTCAATCTTATTTCTGCCAATGCGCAACAAAACACGGGTATTCAAGGCAGTTATGAGCTGGCTCAAAGCGTGGCAACGGACCTTTTAGCACAATACCTTTCCAATTCCCTCGATATCATTCGAGCCTCTCTCTCAGGAAAAGAATTAGGTGCTCATAATGAAGAGCGTTTATACAAAAATCTGCAGACGGCACAACAGTTTGTGGCTCGGTTTAGCACGGAGAGTCGTGAGCGGTTTAACGCGGCTTTACAAACGAATGAATTAATCCGCAATAACGTTAAACAAGCATTAAGTGCATTAACACCTACCTTAAGAACAGCCTATTACGGAGATGCGCAATGA
- the trbB gene encoding type-F conjugative transfer system pilin assembly thiol-disulfide isomerase TrbB codes for MKKWLFLIVLFLLSTQSFANVALNELTQLLNKKQEQQVLERTKNKRINVLSEQHYFIFIYRSTCPHCHQFAPILRDFASSFHIPVEAYSLDGESLDGFDSANLTPELFQTLYVSGEYKPVVPALYLVNRPTNQAYAVLFGEAEPAQLANRVDELMTHLEEKFHDE; via the coding sequence ATGAAAAAATGGTTATTTTTAATCGTGCTATTCCTTCTAAGCACACAGTCTTTTGCGAATGTAGCACTGAATGAATTAACCCAGCTCTTAAATAAAAAACAAGAGCAACAGGTATTGGAGCGCACCAAAAACAAAAGAATCAATGTGCTTTCGGAACAACATTACTTTATTTTTATATACCGCTCCACATGCCCTCATTGTCATCAATTTGCGCCCATACTTCGTGATTTTGCATCCAGTTTTCATATCCCTGTAGAGGCTTACAGTTTGGATGGAGAGTCTTTGGATGGATTTGATTCAGCCAATTTAACACCCGAACTGTTTCAAACCTTATATGTATCTGGTGAATACAAGCCCGTAGTGCCAGCCCTGTACCTCGTGAATCGTCCTACCAATCAAGCGTATGCCGTGTTGTTTGGTGAGGCAGAGCCTGCACAACTTGCAAACCGCGTGGATGAACTTATGACGCATTTGGAGGAAAAATTTCATGATGAATAG
- the traF gene encoding type-F conjugative transfer system pilin assembly protein TraF, producing MSRLLMLMVWGLFVTSLHADIVQEHAKGFHWYSVEEAPKPIKKIVQPRPAPVVKSPYERLMDKRQATLNKLAEALLSPSFDSTHEYMKAQMDYSKNNQQFVRYWQQVLLVHPELDSTLNFPTDNSAIAVRNDAQKVLINKVIQESSTRFGFILFYRGTSSISQKMVMHLMPFIKEYGFSMISVSTDGQLIDGLPNTKSISLETVQKQVALEAKYMPALYFVDLKSNKMSPVSYGFLSLEELKQRIFDVMTQFKRFSYEGVNE from the coding sequence ATGAGCCGCCTGTTGATGCTGATGGTATGGGGACTGTTCGTGACATCGCTGCATGCGGACATTGTGCAGGAGCATGCAAAAGGATTTCATTGGTATAGCGTTGAAGAGGCGCCCAAACCGATTAAAAAAATAGTGCAGCCACGACCTGCTCCTGTGGTGAAATCCCCTTATGAGCGCTTAATGGATAAACGTCAGGCCACACTGAATAAGTTGGCCGAGGCGTTGCTCTCTCCTTCATTTGATTCAACACATGAATACATGAAGGCGCAGATGGATTATTCAAAAAATAACCAGCAATTTGTACGCTATTGGCAACAAGTCTTATTAGTCCATCCTGAGCTGGATAGCACGCTTAATTTTCCAACCGATAACTCGGCGATTGCAGTACGCAATGATGCACAAAAAGTATTAATCAACAAAGTCATTCAAGAAAGCAGTACACGTTTCGGCTTTATCTTATTTTATCGTGGCACGAGCTCCATTTCACAAAAAATGGTCATGCATTTGATGCCCTTTATTAAAGAATATGGTTTTTCCATGATTTCAGTCAGTACTGATGGCCAACTCATTGATGGACTTCCTAATACTAAATCAATTTCTCTGGAAACGGTTCAAAAACAAGTAGCGCTTGAGGCGAAGTACATGCCCGCTCTTTATTTTGTGGATTTAAAGAGTAACAAGATGTCGCCAGTGTCTTATGGGTTTTTATCTTTAGAAGAGTTGAAGCAGCGCATTTTTGATGTGATGACGCAGTTTAAACGGTTTAGTTATGAAGGAGTGAATGAATGA